The genomic interval CTGGTAAATTTTCCAGGCCAAATTTTTCTGCCTGGATAAATTAAAGTTCCTACGCCAGTTTTAACATTATCACCAAAGACAGTGCCAAATTTTCTTCTTTTGGTGTCTATTAATTGTCCTTTGACAATTGTTTTCACATTATCATAATCATGCCTTAGATTAGCTGTAATTGTTCCAGCCCCAAAATTACAATCATCTCCAATAATAGAATCAGCGACATAACTCAAATGAGCAATATTGGTTCCTTTCCCAATAAGACAATTTTTTATTTCCACGGCCTGGCCAATATGACAACTATCTCCAACATCAGTATATTTTCTTAAATAACAATTTGGTCCGATTTGGCAATTCTTGCCAATATAGACCGGTCCTTCAATATATGTTCCTTTTTTAATAATAGTTCCTTTTTCTACAACAATCCTCCCTTTTATCTGGCAACCCTTTTCTATTTTTCCTAAAACTTTCTTTTTCATCTTTTCCATTAGAAATTGGTTGGCATCAAGCAAGTTCCAAACATAAGGCAAAGGAATCCAATTTTCAGCCAAGGAAAAATATAGCCTTTCTTTTTTTATAAATTCTTTAATAAAATCAGTAAATTCGTATTCACTGCGAGACGATTTTTTTATTTTAAAATGAAAAATGTTTTTATCCAAAAAATAAACGCCTGTATTAACTAAATTGCTTACATTTTTCTTTGGTTTTTCTTTTAATTCCTTAACTATGTTTCTTTTTATTAATACTTGGCCAAAAGCTGATGGTTCCTCTATTTTTTTTAATAAAATACAAGGAAATTTTTTCAAGCATTTTTTAATATCTTCTCTGTAATATAAGTCATCACCATATAAAAGTAGAAATTTATTTTTTAATAGTAGAGCAACTTTTTTAGCAGCATCTCCAGTTCCTAAGGCATTTTTTTGCCAGACATATTTTATTTTCAAACCTTTATATTCACTGCTAATAAGTTTTCTTATCATCTCTCCTTTATATCCAATAACTAAGATTACTTCTTTTACTAAACCGTTTAACTGGTCCAGATTATGTTCAAGAATAGTTCTGTTGCAAATCTTCAAAAGAGGTTTTGGCTTGGTTAAAGTAAGTGGCTCAATCCTTGTTCCCTTACCGGCAGCTAAAATAACTGCTTGAGAAATTGTATTTTTAGTAGTCATTATTTAGGAATTCTTTCTACGATTTTATAAACAAATTCTTCTAATTTTTTAAATTCGTTTTTTGTCTTTGCTTCATAAGCAATAGAAATTTTTGCTTCAGTATTAGACGCTCTAAATAAAACCCAGGAATCCTTAAAAATAATTTTAAGACCGTCTAAATAATCTAATTTATATTTTTGCCTGAAGTTAATCTTCAAATCCTCTATAAACTTAAACTTATCTTTTTTTCTTATCTCAACCCTCATAGAATTAAAATAATAGTTTTGAACATCTTTATAGGCCTCTGATAATTTTATTTTCTTCTTTTCTAAATATTCTAAAATTTTCAAGGTTGCAAAAGCGGCATCATCTGCACCAAAAATTTCTCTAAAGAAATAGTGTCCGGAAATTTCTCCTCCTATTACTGCTTGGGAGTCTAAAAGTTTTTTCTGAATAAAAACATGTCCTACCCTACAACCTATAGGCAGCCCTTTATAATATTTAATTATCTCATCAATTACGCTTGAACTCAAAGAATCATGAACAACTTTTTCTTTTTTATCTTCTAAATAACTTTTTATTAAGATACTGAATAATTGCGCAAAATTAAGGATTTTTCCATTCTCATCTACGGCGACAATCCTGTCAGCGTCTGCGTCATAGCCAAATCCACAATCGGCTTTTTGGGCAATTACTGTCTTTTGTAGTTCTTTTAAGTTCTCTTTTTTGGGCTCTGGTTCTCTATTTGGAAAATTTCCATCTAATTCACAAAATAAGGGCTCGTATTTTATATTAAATCTATCTAACAACTCAAATAAAACAGTAGAAATAACACCATTACCGCAATCAATAACAACTTTTTTATTTGCTTCTTTTAAAGTGATTTTCTTAGATATAAAATTAATATAATCCTCTAAAACAAATTTTTCTTTGATAATACCTTTGCCCTTTTTGAATTTTTCAGAAAGAATTAATTCTTTAATTTCCTCTAATCCATTTTCTACTCCAACTCCTACACCTTCTTTATTATAAAGTAAAAAACCTTGATACTCTTTCGGATTATGGCTTGCAGTGATAGAAATTCCCCCATTAAAACCATAATAGCTGATAACAAAAATTATTAATGGAGTAGGAACAATCCCAATATCAATCACTTCAGCGCCGCTTTCAGTCAATCCTTTGACTAATTCCTTTTTCAGAGATTCTCCTCCAATTCTGCAATCTCTGCCAACCACAATTTTTCCTTGGTTAAAAGTTGCAAATGATTTACCAAGCCTATAAGCAAATTCTTCATTTATTTGAGAAGGATAAATTCCTCTAATATCATAAGCCCTAAAAATATATGGATCAATCTTTGTCATATTTTTTGGCAAATTCAAAAGTTTTTTTATTTAATTCAAAGTATTTTTCTGACACCACCTTCTCCATTGCTTTTAAAATAGAATTTGGCTTTAAAGGAATAATTTTCTTGTGAGAAGCATAACTTAATAAAAAAACGCCTGCCACTACATTTTTACCAAGCTCTTTTTCACAAATATCAGCTGCTGGAATTAAAATTATATTATTGCTTATTTTTCTAAGCGATTTTAAAATTTCCTGCTCTTTTAATAATTTCTCTCCTAAAATTGGAATAAAAAACCTATTTATCAAAAAAATTGTATTTTTATTTGCAAAATAAACGCCTTTCAAACTCTCCTGTATTTCTAATGCCAAAATTAAATCTGCCCCTCCCTGTATGACTAAAGGCGAAGATATTTCTTTGCCAAACCTAATATGCACCTCTACTGAACCTCCTCTTTGAGACAAACCATGAAGCTCTGATGTTTTTACATCATAGCCCTCAATTAAGGCTGCTTCAGCCAAAACTTGAAGCAGGGTAATCAATCCCTGCCCACCTGTCCCAACAATAACTA from Candidatus Parcubacteria bacterium carries:
- a CDS encoding NTP transferase domain-containing protein translates to MTTKNTISQAVILAAGKGTRIEPLTLTKPKPLLKICNRTILEHNLDQLNGLVKEVILVIGYKGEMIRKLISSEYKGLKIKYVWQKNALGTGDAAKKVALLLKNKFLLLYGDDLYYREDIKKCLKKFPCILLKKIEEPSAFGQVLIKRNIVKELKEKPKKNVSNLVNTGVYFLDKNIFHFKIKKSSRSEYEFTDFIKEFIKKERLYFSLAENWIPLPYVWNLLDANQFLMEKMKKKVLGKIEKGCQIKGRIVVEKGTIIKKGTYIEGPVYIGKNCQIGPNCYLRKYTDVGDSCHIGQAVEIKNCLIGKGTNIAHLSYVADSIIGDDCNFGAGTITANLRHDYDNVKTIVKGQLIDTKRRKFGTVFGDNVKTGVGTLIYPGRKIWPGKFTRPGEIIKKDTI
- a CDS encoding phosphomannomutase/phosphoglucomutase, with product MTKIDPYIFRAYDIRGIYPSQINEEFAYRLGKSFATFNQGKIVVGRDCRIGGESLKKELVKGLTESGAEVIDIGIVPTPLIIFVISYYGFNGGISITASHNPKEYQGFLLYNKEGVGVGVENGLEEIKELILSEKFKKGKGIIKEKFVLEDYINFISKKITLKEANKKVVIDCGNGVISTVLFELLDRFNIKYEPLFCELDGNFPNREPEPKKENLKELQKTVIAQKADCGFGYDADADRIVAVDENGKILNFAQLFSILIKSYLEDKKEKVVHDSLSSSVIDEIIKYYKGLPIGCRVGHVFIQKKLLDSQAVIGGEISGHYFFREIFGADDAAFATLKILEYLEKKKIKLSEAYKDVQNYYFNSMRVEIRKKDKFKFIEDLKINFRQKYKLDYLDGLKIIFKDSWVLFRASNTEAKISIAYEAKTKNEFKKLEEFVYKIVERIPK
- a CDS encoding indolepyruvate oxidoreductase subunit beta → MKKEFNIVIVGTGGQGLITLLQVLAEAALIEGYDVKTSELHGLSQRGGSVEVHIRFGKEISSPLVIQGGADLILALEIQESLKGVYFANKNTIFLINRFFIPILGEKLLKEQEILKSLRKISNNIILIPAADICEKELGKNVVAGVFLLSYASHKKIIPLKPNSILKAMEKVVSEKYFELNKKTFEFAKKYDKD